Proteins encoded in a region of the Vitis riparia cultivar Riparia Gloire de Montpellier isolate 1030 chromosome 7, EGFV_Vit.rip_1.0, whole genome shotgun sequence genome:
- the LOC117917237 gene encoding uncharacterized acetyltransferase At3g50280-like, giving the protein MAGISIISTTTVVPASQNESTQRIELTPWELQLLLLSSIQQGLLFLKPSTPPQENSSIIDHLKTSLSRTLDSFYPLAGRLGATVNDDNTTSFFINCNGAGAQFVHAAAHDVTVADVLEPAYVPRIVLSFFPLHGVRNSAGVSEPLLAVQVTELVDGIFIGCTVNHMVADGTSFWHFFNSWSEASRSSNNISLPPIFKPWFVDDTHYSIQIPQSALVSAIPTTPPLQEKVFHFTKEKIATLKARANAEMGTDQISSSQALLAHLWRSVIRNRGLAEDQETRYNFPIGIRPRLRPPLPQQYFGVAVQPGTVTMKAGELLELSLGHAAWQVNKTVAAYTEEGATKFLESWVKNPKLLGGGTTMINDSLYMSNSPQFHVYGADFGWGKPVAVRSGCGNKLDGKTTFFPGSEEGSIDIQVCLSPETLEAMMEDAEFMEAVTI; this is encoded by the coding sequence ATGGCAGGCATCAGCATCATCTCCACTACTACAGTCGTACCGGCGAGTCAGAACGAGTCAACTCAGAGGATTGAGTTAACTCCATGGGAGCTTCAGCTTCTTCTCCTTAGTTCCATCCAACAGGGTCTCCTCTTTCTCAAGCCTTCAACCCCACCACAAGAGAATAGCAGCATCATAGATCATTTGAAAACCTCTCTCTCTCGCACTCTAGACTCGTTCTACCCACTGGCCGGCCGCCTTGGCGCCACCGTAAACGACGACAATACTACTAGTTTCTTCATCAACTGTAATGGCGCCGGAGCTCAGTTTGTCCATGCTGCTGCGCATGACGTCACCGTGGCCGATGTCCTTGAGCCTGCCTATGTTCCTCGAATCGTCCTTTCCTTTTTCCCACTCCATGGAGTCCGCAACTCTGCAGGCGTCTCCGAGCCACTCCTTGCAGTGCAAGTGACTGAGCTTGTTGATGGGATCTTTATCGGTTGCACTGTCAATCACATGGTTGCAGACGGCACTTCCTTCTGGCATTTCTTCAATTCATGGTCAGAAGCCTCTCGGAGTTCCAATAACATATCCCTTCCTCCTATTTTCAAGCCTTGGTTTGTGGATGATACCCACTACTCCATACAAATTCCTCAGTCGGCACTAGTCTCTGCTATACCCACTACGCCACCGTTGCAAGAAAAAGTTTTCCActtcacaaaagaaaaaatcgCTACGCTCAAAGCAAGAGCTAATGCAGAAATGGGCACCGACCAAATCTCCTCTTCGCAAGCCCTCTTGGCCCATCTTTGGCGATCCGTAATTCGTAACAGGGGTCTTGCAGAGGATCAAGAGACTAGATATAACTTCCCAATAGGTATCAGACCAAGGCTGCGTCCACCATTGCCCCAGCAATATTTTGGGGTTGCAGTTCAGCCCGGAACCGTAACGATGAAAGCGGGTGAGTTGTTGGAGTTGAGTTTGGGTCATGCGGCTTGGCAGGTGAACAAGACTGTCGCTGCCTACACTGAAGAAGGAGCCACCAAATTCTTGGAATCTTGGGTGAAGAACCCCAAGCTGCTTGGAGGTGGGACAACGATGATTAATGATTCTTTGTACATGAGCAATTCTCCGCAGTTCCATGTGTATGGTGCTGATTTTGGATGGGGAAAGCCAGTTGCGGTTAGAAGTGGATGTGGGAACAAGTTGGATGGAAAGACTACCTTTTTCCCGGGATCTGAAGAAGGAAGCATCGATATCCAGGTTTGCTTATCGCCGGAGACCTTGGAGGCTATGATGGAAGATGCAGAGTTCATGGAGGCTGTCACCATTTGA
- the LOC117919328 gene encoding uncharacterized acetyltransferase At3g50280-like — MAPAGAQFIHAAAHGVTVADILEPAYVPPIVHSFFPLHRTQNCNGVSEPLLVTELVDGVFIGSTINHMIVDGTFFWYFFNSWSEISRGSNEITLSPVLDRWFVDDPTTPYEFLGRY; from the coding sequence ATGGCCCCGGCCGGAGCTCAGTTTATCCATGCAGCTGCCCATGGCGTCACCGTGGCCGATATCCTTGAGCCTGCCTACGTTCCTCCGATCGTCCATTCTTTTTTTCCACTCCATAGAACTCAGAACTGCAATGGCGTTTCGGAACCGTTGCTGGTGACTGAGCTTGTTGATGGCGTCTTTATTGGTTCCACTATCAATCACATGATCGTGGACGGCACATTCTTCTGGTATTTCTTCAATTCATGGTCGGAAATCTCTCGGGGTTCCAATGAAATAACCCTATCTCCCGTTCTCGATCGCTGGTTTGTTGATGATCCCACTACCCCATACGAATTCCTCGGTCGCTACTAG
- the LOC117917731 gene encoding protein ENHANCED PSEUDOMONAS SUSCEPTIBILITY 1-like, whose translation MEGIISFISTTTVRPASPEESTRRIELTPWDLQLLLLGSIKKGLLFLKPTPGPEENGLQTMTAIVDHLKTSLSRTLDFFYPLAGRLGTTVNEDDDTTCFFIDCNGAGAQFIHAAAGGVTVADILDPVYVPKIVSSFFPLDGVQNYHGVTQPLLAVQVTELVDGIFVGCTLNHVVGDGKSFWHFFNSWSEISRGPNKISVSPVFKRWFGDETHYPIRIPRSAMVFDRPITSSPVQEMVFRSAKEKIAGLKARANAEMGTDRISSLQALLAHLWRCTIRTRRLPEDQETSYHLCIDMRTRRRPQMPQQYFGVALQRGTLTMKVGELLGMGLGHVAWQMNKMISTFTEVEATNFLESWAKDPKPISYSTVTMSNAFIMASSPRFNVYGTDFGWGRPVAVRSGGGIKLDGKTTISQGAEEGSIDIEVCSSPETLQAMLEDADFMEAVTASSNFFV comes from the coding sequence ATGGAAGGAATTATAAGTTTCATTTCCACAACTACAGTTAGACCGGCGAGTCCGGAGGAGTCAACCAGGAGGATCGAGTTAACCCCATGGGACCTCCAGTTGCTTCTACTTGGCTCTATCAAAAAGGGCCTTCTCTTTCTCAAGCCGACACCCGGACCAGAGGAGAATGGATTACAAACCATGACTGCTATTGTAGATCATTTAAAGACCTCACTTTCTCGCACTCTGGACTTCTTCTACCCACTCGCCGGCCGCCTTGGTACCACTGTAAACGAAGACGACGACACAACTTGTTTCTTCATCGACTGCAACGGCGCCGGAGCTCAGTTTATCCATGCAGCGGCCGGTGGTGTCACCGTGGCCGATATACTCGACCCTGTCTATGTTCCTAAGATCGTGTCTTCTTTTTTCCCGCTTGATGGAGTTCAGAACTACCACGGCGTTACACAGCCGCTGCTTGCGGTGCAAGTGACGGAGCTGGTGGACGGGATCTTTGTTGGTTGCACCCTCAATCATGTGGTGGGGGATGGAAAGTCCTTCTGGCATTTCTTCAATTCGTGGTCGGAAATCTCTCGGGGTCCCAATAAAATATCCGTATCTCCTGTTTTCAAGCGTTGGTTTGGGGATGAAACCCACTACCCCATACGAATTCCTCGGTCAGCAATGGTCTTTGATCGGCCCATCACATCATCACCAGTTCAAGAAATGGTTTTTCGCTCcgcaaaagaaaaaattgcagGGTTGAAAGCAAGAGCAAATGCAGAAATGGGCACCGACCGAATTTCTTCTTTACAGGCGCTGCTGGCCCATCTTTGGCGCTGCACAATTCGTACTAGGCGTCTCCCAGAAGATCAAGAGACTAGCTATCATTTATGCATAGATATGAGAACGAGGCGACGTCCACAGATGCCCCAGCAATACTTTGGGGTTGCACTTCAGCGCGGGACCTTAACCATGAAAGTGGGGGAGCTGCTGGGGATGGGTCTGGGTCATGTGGCTTGGCAAATGAATAAGATGATTTCTACCTTCACTGAAGTGGAAGCCACCAACTTCTTGGAATCTTGGGCGAAAGACCCTAAGCCGATTTCATATAGCACCGTCACTATGAGTAATGCTTTTATCATGGCCAGTTCGCCGCGGTTCAACGTGTACGGCACTGATTTTGGTTGGGGAAGGCCAGTTGCTGTTAGAAGTGGAGGTGGGATCAAGTTGGATGGAAAGACCACCATTTCCCAAGGAGCAGAAGAAGGGAGCATTGATATTGAAGTTTGCTCATCGCCTGAGACCTTGCAGGCTATGTTGGAAGATGCAGACTTCATGGAAGCTGTCACTGCttcatctaatttttttgtttaa
- the LOC117917243 gene encoding uncharacterized acetyltransferase At3g50280-like produces the protein MATEPASIRNNPTSIRHNSSRACCIPIIAIVMFIFNNSFFIGSDGAGAQFIHAAAPGVTLADILEPAYVSPIVHSFFPLDGTQNCNGVSEPLLAVQVTELVDGVFIGCTSSHMIVDGTSFWHFFDSWSEISRGSNEITLSSALDRWYEIKATSTISPAIFWGSSSAGSGYMKVGELLMLGLGHAAWQLNKVIATYTEAEAINYLESWVKNPKPFSVRNKIIRDSLLASSSPRFNVYGNDFGWGRPVAVRSGSANKTSAKTTLFPGAEEGSMDIEAFLVPEILQSMIEDAEFVETLTI, from the exons ATGG CAACTGAGCCTGCATCCATTCGCAACAACCCTACATCCATTCGCCACAACAGCAGTCGTGCCTGCTGCATTCCCATTATTGCAATAGTCATGTTTATCTTC AACAACAGTTTCTTCATCGGCTCTGATGGCGCCGGAGCTCAGTTTATCCATGCAGCTGCCCCTGGCGTCACCTTGGCCGATATCCTTGAGCCTGCCTACGTTTCTCCGATCGTCCATTCTTTTTTCCCACTCGATGGAACTCAGAACTGCAATGGCGTTTCGGAGCCGTTGCTGGCAGTGCAAGTGACTGAGCTTGTTGATGGCGTCTTTATTGGTTGCACTAGCAGTCACATGATTGTGGACGGCACATCCTTCTGGCATTTCTTTGATTCATGGTCGGAAATCTCTCGGGGTTCCAATGAAATAACCCTATCTTCTGCTCTCGATCGCTG GTATGAGATCAAGGCTACGTCCACCATTTCCCCTGCAATATTTTGGGGCTCTAGTTCAGCTGGGAGTGGTTACATGAAAGTAGGGGAGCTACTGATGCTGGGTCTGGGTCATGCGGCTTGGCAGTTGAACAAGGTGATTGCTACTTACACTGAAGCAGAAGCCATCAACTACTTGGAATCTTGGGTGAAGAACCCTAAGCCATTTTCAGTTAGGAATAAAATAATCAGGGATTCTTTGTTAGCGAGTAGTTCGCCCAGGTTCAATGTGTATGGTAATGATTTTGGCTGGGGAAGGCCAGTTGCGGTTAGAAGTGGAAGTGCCAACAAGACAAGTGCTAAGACCACCTTATTTCCAGGGGCAGAAGAAGGGAGCATGGATATTGAAGCTTTCTTGGTGCCTGAAATCTTGCAGTCTATGATAGAAGATGCAGAGTTCGTGGAAACTCTCACCATTTGA
- the LOC117917732 gene encoding uncharacterized acetyltransferase At3g50280-like encodes MEGIISFISTTAVRPASREESTKRIELTPWDLHVLLLGPITRGLLFLKPTPGPEENGLQTMTAIVDHLNTSLSRTLDFFYPLAGRLGTTVNDDDDTTCFFIDCNGAGAQFIHAAAGGVTVADILDPVYVPEIVSSFFSQDKVQNYQDVTQPLLSVQVTELVDGIFVGCTLNRVLADGKSFWHFFNSWSEISRGSNKISLSPVFKRWFGDDTHYPIRIPQSAMVFERPTTSSPVQEMFFHFSKGKIAGLKARANAEMGTDRISSLQALMTHFWRSTIRARHLPEDQETICTLAIDMRPRRHPQMPQQYFGVAVQGGVVTMKVGELLGMGLGHVAWQMNKIISTFTEVKATNFLKSWAKDPKPATDSTIMMRIALIMAGSPRFKVYGNDFGWGRPVAVRGGGGIKLNGKATSFQGAEEGSIDIEACLSPETLKALMEDAEFMG; translated from the exons ATGGAAGGAATTATAAGTTTCATCTCAACAACTGCAGTTAGACCGGCGAGTCGGGAGGAGTCAACCAAGAGGATTGAGTTAACTCCATGGGACCTCCATGTTCTTCTACTTGGTCCTATCACAAGGGGTCTTCTCTTTCTCAAGCCTACACCCGGACCAGAGGAGAATGGATTACAAACCATGACTGCTATTGTAGATCATTTAAACACCTCACTTTCTCGCACTCTGGACTTCTTCTACCCACTCGCCGGCCGCCTTG GTACCACTGTAAACGACGACGACGACACCACTTGTTTCTTCATCGACTGCAACGGCGCCGGAGCTCAGTTTATCCATGCAGCGGCCGGCGGTGTCACCGTGGCCGATATACTCGACCCTGTCTATGTTCCTGAGATTGTGTCTTCTTTTTTCTCGCAAGATAAAGTTCAGAACTACCAAGACGTTACCCAGCCGCTGCTCTCGGTGCAAGTGACGGAGCTGGTGGACGGGATCTTTGTTGGTTGCACCCTCAATCGTGTGCTGGCGGATGGAAAGTCCTTCTGGCATTTCTTCAATTCGTGGTCGGAAATCTCTCGGGGTTCCAATAAAATATCCCTATCTCCTGTTTTCAAGCGTTGGTTTGGGGATGATACCCACTACCCCATACGAATTCCTCAGTCAGCTATGGTCTTTGAGCGGCCCACCACATCATCGCCAGTTCAAGAAATGTTTTTTCACTTCTCAAAAGGAAAAATTGCAGGGTTGAAAGCAAGAGCAAATGCAGAAATGGGCACCGACCGAATTTCTTCTTTGCAGGCGCTGATGACCCATTTTTGGCGCTCCACAATTCGTGCTAGGCATCTCCCCGAGGATCAAGAGACTATTTGTACATTAGCAATAGATATGAGACCGAGGCGACATCCACAGATGCCCCAACAATACTTTGGGGTTGCAGTTCAGGGCGGGGTCGTAACAATGAAAGTAGGGGAGCTGCTGGGGATGGGGCTGGGTCATGTGGCTTGGCAAATGAACAAGATTATTTCTACCTTCACTGAAGTAAAAGCCACCAACTTCTTGAAATCTTGGGCGAAAGACCCTAAGCCGGCTACAGATAGCACCATAATGATGAGAATTGCTTTGATCATGGCCGGTTCGCCGCGGTTCAAAGTATACGGCAATGATTTTGGTTGGGGAAGGCCAGTTGCGGTTAGAGGTGGAGGTGGGATCAAGTTGAATGGAAAGGCCACCAGTTTCCAAGGAGCAGAAGAAGGGAGCATTGATATTGAAGCTTGCTTATCGCCTGAGACCTTGAAGGCTCTGATGGAAGATGCAGAGTTCATGGGATGA
- the LOC117918629 gene encoding protein IN CHLOROPLAST ATPASE BIOGENESIS, chloroplastic isoform X1 produces MKMRTGGGLVYQRPRPTALYSLFPSHGRPKFRCSSSYSSSPDHVSFIKDVGATSPPEHLPQLLKMLQVRGESVISPGAKQGLIPLAVPLSKNRSGAVTSLLRWPTAPPGMEMPVVEVRKHGVWLLAKNVDQYIHRILVEEDANHSEKRNDELFHASADAGKKLYRKGGFAESQLLNLDVYLLRKVGLFPDVLERKVMHHFEKGDHVSALVTGEFYTKKKHFPGFGRPFVFNAEVLLKVGRTLEAKDAARGALKTPWWTLGCKYQEVADMAQWEDEQIEYIKKKVTEKGKQEDLQKGKPPAQIALDEAAFLLDLASVEGTWNDFVERIAECYKEAGLHDIARFVLYQD; encoded by the exons ATGAAAATGAGGACTGGCGGCGGACTTGTCTATCAACGCCCACGCCCCACCGCTCTGTACTCGCTATTTCCGAGCCATGGCAGACCCAAGTTTCGGTGCTCTTCCTCTTATTCGTCATCCCCTG ATCATGTATCGTTCATCAAAGATGTGGGTGCAACTTCACCTCCAGAGCATTTGCCCCAGCTGTTGAAAATGCTTCAAGTAAGAG GTGAATCCGTCATTTCTCCTGGAGCCAAGCAAGGGTTGATCCCCCTTGCGGTTCCTCTATCAAAAAACAGATCAG GTGCTGTAACTTCACTCCTGCGATGGCCAACAGCTCCTCCTGG GATGGAGATGCCAGTGGTAGAGGTCCGTAAACACGGAGTTTGGCTTTTAGCCAAAAAT GTAGACCAATATATTCACAGAATCCTGGTTGAAGAAGATGCCAATCACTCAGAGAAAAGGAACGATGAGCTATTTCATGCTTCGGCTGATGCTGGGAAAAAACTTTATAGAAAGGGTGGCTTTGCTGAATCTCAGCTTTTAAACCTTGATGTCTATCTTCTAAGAAAG GTTGGTTTGTTTCCAGACGTTCTAGAACGTAAAGTGATGCACCATTTTGAGAAAGGGGACCAT GTTTCAGCTTTAGTGACTGGGGAGTTCTATACAAAGAAGAAACATTTTCCAGGATTTGGACGGCCATTTGTTTTTAATGCAGAGGTTTTGTTGAA AGTTGGACGCACTCTAGAAGCTAAGGATGCTGCTAGAGGGGCACTGAAAACACCATGGTGGACGTTGGGTTGCAAATACCAG GAAGTTGCTGATATGGCACAATGGGAAGATGAGCAAATTGAATACATTAAGAAGAAAGTGACAGAAAAGGGCAAGCAAGAAGATCTACAGAAGGGAAAGCCACCTGCTCAG ATTGCATTGGATGAGGCTGCTTTTCTGTTGGATTTAGCTTCTGTTGAAGggacctggaatgactttgtgGAGCGGATTGCTGAATGTTATAAGGAGGCTGGACTCCATGACATTGCAAGATTTGTGCTATACCAAGACTGA
- the LOC117918629 gene encoding protein IN CHLOROPLAST ATPASE BIOGENESIS, chloroplastic isoform X2 produces the protein MLQVRGESVISPGAKQGLIPLAVPLSKNRSGAVTSLLRWPTAPPGMEMPVVEVRKHGVWLLAKNVDQYIHRILVEEDANHSEKRNDELFHASADAGKKLYRKGGFAESQLLNLDVYLLRKVGLFPDVLERKVMHHFEKGDHVSALVTGEFYTKKKHFPGFGRPFVFNAEVLLKVGRTLEAKDAARGALKTPWWTLGCKYQEVADMAQWEDEQIEYIKKKVTEKGKQEDLQKGKPPAQIALDEAAFLLDLASVEGTWNDFVERIAECYKEAGLHDIARFVLYQD, from the exons ATGCTTCAAGTAAGAG GTGAATCCGTCATTTCTCCTGGAGCCAAGCAAGGGTTGATCCCCCTTGCGGTTCCTCTATCAAAAAACAGATCAG GTGCTGTAACTTCACTCCTGCGATGGCCAACAGCTCCTCCTGG GATGGAGATGCCAGTGGTAGAGGTCCGTAAACACGGAGTTTGGCTTTTAGCCAAAAAT GTAGACCAATATATTCACAGAATCCTGGTTGAAGAAGATGCCAATCACTCAGAGAAAAGGAACGATGAGCTATTTCATGCTTCGGCTGATGCTGGGAAAAAACTTTATAGAAAGGGTGGCTTTGCTGAATCTCAGCTTTTAAACCTTGATGTCTATCTTCTAAGAAAG GTTGGTTTGTTTCCAGACGTTCTAGAACGTAAAGTGATGCACCATTTTGAGAAAGGGGACCAT GTTTCAGCTTTAGTGACTGGGGAGTTCTATACAAAGAAGAAACATTTTCCAGGATTTGGACGGCCATTTGTTTTTAATGCAGAGGTTTTGTTGAA AGTTGGACGCACTCTAGAAGCTAAGGATGCTGCTAGAGGGGCACTGAAAACACCATGGTGGACGTTGGGTTGCAAATACCAG GAAGTTGCTGATATGGCACAATGGGAAGATGAGCAAATTGAATACATTAAGAAGAAAGTGACAGAAAAGGGCAAGCAAGAAGATCTACAGAAGGGAAAGCCACCTGCTCAG ATTGCATTGGATGAGGCTGCTTTTCTGTTGGATTTAGCTTCTGTTGAAGggacctggaatgactttgtgGAGCGGATTGCTGAATGTTATAAGGAGGCTGGACTCCATGACATTGCAAGATTTGTGCTATACCAAGACTGA